Proteins encoded by one window of Emys orbicularis isolate rEmyOrb1 chromosome 15, rEmyOrb1.hap1, whole genome shotgun sequence:
- the BCL9L gene encoding B-cell CLL/lymphoma 9-like protein: protein MHPDNKLTNHGKTGNSGTQSQHHNVSQGPTCNLGSKGVGAGNHGSKANQISPGNSGLKNSQNAVPNFGSLKGKVKRERSISVDSGEQREASTPSLDTESKGEVAPRSKRRCVLERKQPYSGDEWCSGPDSEEDDKPISSTHNCNVADPAMSTAPQLGPGSNPLPNLNETTSSNAPHGTAPGLRPDAGGSGGGGAGKQPSQFVYVFTTHLANTAAEAVLQGRADSILTYHQQNVPRAKLDQAPAPKVLGVAEQLAVNPPASSTPQSQPPASQGNQAQPQPPPAQPPPPQSISQQALPAPTTLPQEGTGEDIRRDLTPNSVGNSSGSTQPGSNHPNTPNASTNPMQPGQVDSSSASSSNLLGDGASAGAGGNGQVVLGPRNPMNSEGLSKEQLEHRERSLQTLRDIERLLLRSGEAEPFMKSNQSAGEGGPTPQPQPPPTQPPLPPAGMKKYEEPLQSMISQTQNLGGPNLEHEVPHHPGSDMGQQMNIMMQRLNQDSLTPEQVAWRKLQEEYYEEKRRKEEQISIHGRPMQEMMIPQSMGGMMIRGPPPPYHSKPGEPWPPGMGNQLRGPIEVQDPMQMRGAPPFPGPRFPGNQMQRVSGFGGMQNVPMDALGPMNAMQRPVRPGMGWNDDMPPIGGPGNFPQGSLPYPSGQGDPERFMNPRAREEILRHQLMEKRPVVMQRPMGMSGSSMSQGLEMERMIQAHRQIDPSMFPGQMPGESLGGTPIGMDFTGTRGILSPPMSQSSLRDMDAPMGPGNLNMNMNVNMNMNMNLNVQMTPQQQMMMSQKMRGPDMIGHQGISPEDLARVRAQNGSGGTMMGGPQKMMIPSQFPSQGQQSFSGGQGPYPSMPQEMGSAPDMFSPEQGAMSIGNIGGTTRLSHIPLPPASNPPPTQGGNLANMHPAPSRGLGRRPSDLTINITQMNSPGMAHLKSPTLSQVHSPLVPSPSANLKSPQTPSQMVSMPPSNQSGPLKSPQVMSSSLNVRSPTSSPSRLKSPSMAVPSPGWVPSPKTTLPSPGVSQSKQPISMNSSASMGGLDQGSLPPGPRSSSSAPASNPSSTMNPNIPFTSSPDPSPSQNPLSLMMSQMSKYAMPSSTPLYHNAIKTIATSDDELLPDRPMLPPGSMPGITGNQPNQLHLNSVGPASSQSPMGMNLPGQQPLSHEPPTSMMSSPNPLGANIPMHPGAQGAGVPPPNPMMLPPGPQDSLNQPCGPVPNNSQMIPSNQLVFPRMQQPHNAMQSPAAGMPMTPGGGGGAGMQQHYPPGMPLPPEDLPSQQPGQMPPQQHMLGKNIPPRIGDPYPPVLPGVASVLNDPELSEVIRPTPTGIPEFDLSRIIPSEKPSSTLQYFPKSDSQAPKSQPSNLHLMNLQNMMAEQPPTRPGMSTPSLPGQQGMQRGLNMSMCHPGQVSMLGRTGMPPQQAMMGNSMHQGMMSPQQSLMAQQNFMLMQAKQRSMSVSGEMYAQTGHMMSPQGSLMGPPPQQNLMVTHQMRQRSVSLDSQMSYISGPGNMANLPF from the exons ATGCACCCTGACAATAAACTGACCAATCATGGAAAGACAGGTAACAGCGGCACCCAGTCTCAGCACCATAATGTGAGCCAAGGACCCACCTGCAACCTGGGGTCTAAGGGCGTGGGGGCGGGAAATCATGGCAGCAAAGCCAATCAGATTTCTCCTGGCAACTCTGGACTGAAAAACAGCCAGAACGCTGTCCCAAACTTTGGGTCCTTGAAGGGCAAAGTGAAACGGGAACGAAGCATCTCGGTGGACTCAGGAGAGCAGcgggaagccagcaccccctcACTGGACACGGAATCGAAAG GTGAGGTGGCTCCCCGCAGCAAGCGTCGGTGTGTGCTGGAGAGGAAACAGCCATACAGCGGGGACGAATGGTGCTCAGGCCCGGACAGCGAGGAGGACGACAAACCCATCAGCAGCACACACA ACTGTAATGTAGCAGATCCTGCAATGTCCACAGCCCCGCAGCTTGGTCCTGGGTCCAACCCGCTGCCGAACCTGAATGAGACCACTTCTTCCAATGCACCACATGGCACTGCTCCTGGCCTGCGACCCGatgctgggggcagtggaggtggtgGTGCCGGAAAGCAGCCTTCCCAGTTTGTTTACGTCTTCACCACTCACCTTGCTAACAC TGCCGCAGAAGCCGTCTTGCAGGGGCGAGCAGACTCCATCCTGACCTATCATCAGCAGAATGTACCCCGGGCAAAGCTAGACCAG GCTCCGGCTCCCAAGGTACTGGGAGTCGCCGAGCAACTGGCAGTTAACCCACCTGCCTCCAGCACTCCACAGTCCCAGCCCCCAGCATCGCAGGGCAACCAGGCACAGCCTcagccccccccagcacagccccccccaccccaaagcatCAGTCAGCAAGCTCTGCCTGCACCAACTACCCTACCCCAGGAAGGGACGGGAGAGGACATTCGGCGGGACCTGACTCCCAACTCTGTGGGAAATAGCAGCGGCAGCACCCAGCCAGGGAGCAACCACCCCAACACGCCCAACGCCTCCACCAACCCGATGCAGCCTGGGCAGGTGGACTCTTCTAGTGCTTCCAGCTCTAACTTACTGGGGGATGGTGCCAGTGCTGGGGCAGGCGGAAATGGGCAGGTAGTGCTGGGCCCCAGGAACCCCATGAACTCAGAGGGGCTCTCTAAGGAGCAGCTGGAGCACCGGGAACGCTCCCTGCAGACCCTGCGGGACATTGAACGCCTGCTGCTGCGCAGCGGTGAGGCCGAGCCCTTCATGAAGTCCAACCAAAGTGCTGGTGAGGgtggccccactccccagccgcaacccccacccacccagccacccctcccacctGCGGGCATGAAGAAGTATGAAGAGCCCCTGCAGTCCATGATTTCACAGACGCAGAATCTGGGGGGCCCCAACTTGGAGCATGAGGTCCCCCACCACCCAGGCTCTGACATGGGGCAGCAGATGAACATCATGATGCAGCGGCTGAACCAGGACAGCCTGACGCCAGAGCAAGTGGCCTGGAGGAAGCTGCAGGAGGAGTATTATGAGGAGAAGCGGCGGAAGGAGGAGCAGATCAGCATCCATGGTCGACCCATGCAGGAGATGATGATCCCACAGTCCATGGGTGGCATGATGATCCGGGGGCCACCACCACCCTATCACAGCAAACCAGGGGAGCCGTGGCCTCCAGGGATGGGCAACCAGCTAAGGGGGCCCATTGAGGTCCAGGACCCCATGCAGATGAGGGGAGCACCCCCCTTCCCAGGGCCAAGGTTCCCTGGAAATCAGATGCAGAGGGTCTCTGGCTTTGGCGGGATGCAGAATGTGCCCATGGATGCCCTTGGGCCCATGAATGCTATGCAGCGGCCAGTCAGGCCTGGCATGGGATGGAATGATGATATGCCTCCAATAGGAGGCCCAGGGAACTTTCCACAAGGGAGCCTGCCCTATCCTTCAGGGCAAGGGGACCCTGAGCGGTTCATGAACCCCCGAGCCAGGGAGGAGATCCTGAGGCACCAGCTGATGGAGAAGCGCCCGGTGGTGATGCAGAGGCCCATGGGGATGTCTGGCAGCTCCATGAGCCAAGGTTTGGAAATGGAGAGGATGATACAGGCTCACAGGCAGATCGACCCGTCCATGTTCCCTGGACAGATGCCAGGAGAGAGCCTAGGTGGCACACCCATAGGTATGGACTTCACGGGTACCCGGGGGATATTGAGCCCACCCATGAGCCAGTCGAGCCTCCGAGACATGGATGCGCCCATGGGACCTGGGAACCTCAACATGAACATGAATGTCAACATGAACATGAACATGAACCTCAATGTCCAGATGACCCCACAACAGCAGATGATGATGTCGCAGAAAATGAGGGGCCCTGACATGATAGGCCACCAGGGCATCagccctgaggatctggccagggTGAGGGCTCAGAATGGTAGTGGTGGCACAATGATGGGGGGGCCACAGAAGATGATGATCCCCTCACAGTTCCCCAGCCAAGGGCAGCAAAGCTTCTCAGGCGGGCAGGGCCCCTATCCCAGCATGCCCCAGGAGATGGGCAGTGCCCCAGACATGTTCAGCCCTGAACAGGGTGCCATGTCCATTGGGAACATCGGCGGCACAACCAGGCTCAGCCACATCCCTTTGCCGCCAGCTTccaatccccctcccacccaaggGGGCAACCTAGCCAACATGCACCCGGCACCCTCACGGGGGCTGGGCCGCAGGCCCTCCGACCTCACCATCAACATCACCCAGATGAACTCCCCTGGCATGGCCCACCTCAAGTCCCCAACGCTCAGCCAGGTGCACTCACCGCTTGTCCCCTCCCCATCTGCCAACCTGAAGTCTCCCCAGACGCCCTCGCAGATGGTCAGCATGCCACCTTCCAACCAGTCTGGGCCCCTGAAGTCGCCCCAGGTGATGAGCTCCTCCCTCAACGTCAGGTCTCCCACCAGCTCACCAAGCCGCCTGAAGTCCCCTTCCATGGCCGTTCCTTCACCCGGGTGGGTGCCATCTCCCAAAACCACCTTGCCAAGTCCAGGAGTCAGCCAGAGCAAGCAGCCTATCAGCATGAATTCGTCAGCTTCCATGGGAGGGCTGGATCAGG GTTCACTCCCTCCTGGGCCTAGGAGCAGTTCCTCTGCGCCAGCCAGTAATCCCTCTAGCACCATGAATCCCAACATACCTTTTACTTCCTCTCCAGATCCATCCCCCTCCCAGAACCCCCTCTCGCTGATGATGTCACAGATGTCCAAGTATGCCATGCCCAGCTCCACACCACTCTACCACAATGCCATCAAAACCATCGCCACCTCTGATGATGAGCTGCTCCCAGACAGGCCTATGCTCCCACCAGGAAGCATGCCAG GTATCACAGGAAATCAGCCAAATCAACTGCACTTGAACTCAGTGGGGCCTGCATCCTCACAGAGTCCCATGGGGATGAActtgcctggccagcagccactctCCCATGAACCCCCCACGTCCATGATGTCCTCGCCGAATCCCCTGGGCGCCAACATTCCGATGCACCCTGGTGCGCAGGGGGCGGGtgtgccccccccaaaccccatgaTGCTGCCTCCAGGGCCCCAGGACTCCTTGAACCAGCCCTGCGGCCCTGTGCCAAACAATTCTCAGATGATCCCTTCCAACCAGCTGGTGTTCCCCCGCATGCAGCAGCCCCACAATGCCATGCAGTCTCCAGCTGCGGGTATGCCCATGACaccaggaggtgggggaggggcagggatgcagCAACATTACCCGCCCGGGATGCCCTTGCCACCAGAGGACCTTCCCTCCCAGCAGCCTGGCCAgatgcccccccagcagcacatgcTGGGCAAGAACATCCCTCCTCGGATTGGAGATCCCTACCCCCCTGTGCTTCCGGGTGTGGCTTCAGTGCTGAATGACCCTGAGCTCAGTGAGGTCATCCGCCCCACACCTACGGGCATCCCTGAGTTTGACCTCTCCAGGATCATCCCTTCAGAGAAGCCAAGCAGCACCTTGCAGTATTTCCCCAAGAGTGACAGCCAAGCACCGAAATCACAGCCTTCCAACCTCCACCTCATGAACCTGCAGAACATGATGGCTGAGCAGCCACCCACGCGGCCAGGCATGAGCACTCCCAGCCTTCCAGGGCAGCAGGGCATGCAGCGGGGACTCAACATGTCTATGTGCCACCCTGGACAGGTGTCCATGCTGGGCAGGACAGGTATGCCACCCCAGCAAGCCATGATGGGGAACAGCATGCACCAGGGCATGATGTCCCCCCAGCAGAGTCTGATGGCCCAGCAGAATTTCATGCTGATGCAGGCTAAGCAGAGGAGCATGTCTGTGTCAGGGGAAATGTACGCCCAGACGGGCCATATGATGTCGCCGCAGGGCTCCCTCATGGGGCCCCCACCTCAGCAGAACCTTATGGTCACACACCAGATGAGGCAGAGGAGTGTTTCACTGGACAGCCAAATGAGCTACATCTCTGGGCCTGGAAACATGGCGAACCTGCCTTTCTAA